One region of Trichoderma breve strain T069 chromosome 7 map unlocalized scaffold00007, whole genome shotgun sequence genomic DNA includes:
- a CDS encoding PINIT domain-containing protein, which translates to MASPNMTSISRHDVNALLRQVQGNSLFNRQLSSICQVNGLKSTGVKAELQRRIVQLINETVTSNDVVRFHQIRHSIHSAFQQRASPVKAATARSNGSTAQPGLPTSASSSSSYGTSSYSGQRAYGFSFKPSPFYYVESAVSVLRTCEAMAQHRNSVTIPLRLSDHPVLQRCNEDKSYRIMVFCASDDSGVQDVAFPHQSELRVNGDEIKANLRGLKNKPGSTRPVDITNALRLRGNYMNNIEFTYALTNRKFYLIVNLCKTTSVPELVTTISNRRKISEESVISELNKIAQDPDVVATSQVLSLKCPLSYMRLEVPCRSLSCTHLQCFDATSYLQLQEQGPQWLCPICNKSAPFDQLAVDGYVKAILEKTSKSLETVTIEPNGRWFSKPPKEESLSRPNGADLEDDDDDDDLEVSEISISGRRIETPKKNMTSYTEMSSGGRDGHSAPRTGSHSAKRPAPAVIDLTLSSDDEEPIQRPHKRQHTGGSSYRGSSSLPFLSESPSNYPS; encoded by the exons ATGGCATCTCCCAACATGACGTCGATTTCGCGGCATGACGTGAACGCGCTGCTTAGGCAGGTCCAGGGCAATTCTCTGTTCAATAGACAACTCTCATCCATCTGCCAAGTAAATGGGCTTAAGAGCACAGGCGTCAAAGCCGAGCTCCAGCGACGCATCGTACAAC TAATAAACGAAACGGTTACCAGCAACGATGTTGTACGATTCCATCAGATCCGCCACAGCATCCACAGCGCCTTTCAACAGCGAGCGAGTCCTGTCAAGGCCGCGACGGCTAGAAGCAACGGGTCTACAGCACAACCTGGTCTGCCTACTTCcgcgtcatcatcgtcatcctaCGGCACCAGCAGTTATTCTGGGCAACGAGCGTATGG CTTCTCGTTCAAGCCGAGCCCTTTCTATTACGTTGAAAGCGCCGTGAGCGTGTTGCGTACCTGTGAAG CAATGGCACAGCATAGGAACTCTGTCACCATCCCATTGAGGTTAAGCGACCACCCCGTTTTGCAGCGATGCAACGAGGATAAATCATACAGAATCATGGTGTTTTGTGCTAGCGACGACAGCGGCGTACAAGACGTTGCGTTCCCACACCAGTCCGAGCTTCGGGTAAATGGCgatgagatcaaggccaacctCCGAGGTCTCAAGAACAAACCCGGCTCAACGAGGCCAGTCGACATAACCAACGCTCTCCGCCTAAGGGGAAACTACATGAACAACATTGAGTTTACATATGCGCTGACGAACAGG AAATTCTACCTAATCGTCAACCTTTGCAAGACTACTTCGGTTCCCGAATTGGTGACGACAATATCCAACCGTAGAAAGATTTCTGAAGAATCGGTGATATCTGAGC TGAATAAAATAGCACAAGATCCAGATGTTGTAGCGACATCTCAGGTCCTATCCCTGAAATGCCCTCTATCCTACATGAGATTAGAAGTGCCTTGCCGCAGCTTGAGCTGCACACATTTGCAATGCTTTGACGCAACATCCTACTTGCAACTTCAGGAACAAGGTCCACAATGGCTTTGTCCTATATGCAATAAATCTGCGCCGTTCGACCAGCTAGCCGTTGACGG CTACGTCAAAGCTATTCTGGAAAAGACATCAAAGAGCCTGGAAACCGTGACCATTGAGCCCAACGGCAGGTGGTTTAGCAAACCACCAAAGGAGGAATCATTATCCAGGCCAAATGGGGCAGATcttgaggacgacgatgacgacgatgatttGGAGGTATCCGAAATCAGCATCAGCGGCCGTCGAATAGAAACGCCCAAGAAAAACATGACCTCCTACACAGAGATGAGCTCTGGTGGCAGAGACGGTCACTCGGCCCCGCGAACCGGCTCACATAGCGCCAAACGACCAGCGCCAGCAGTTATCGACCTGACGCTATCGTCTGACGACGAAGAGCCCATCCAGCGGCCGCATAAACGGCAACACACGGGAGGAAGCAGCTATCGCGGCTCGTCGAGTCTCCCGTTCCTGAGCGAATCACCCAGCAACTATCCGTCGTAG
- a CDS encoding transport protein particle (TRAPP) component domain-containing protein encodes MSLSPPMPPFNSTDPTASFLSSSALDFLLIELVPLAQRVTSQRDFPSSSPATQNPDGVTSSSHHRKSDSAAAAHHPPAADSPKRIDDEEHLDAVHLRLESQGYRVGQGLVERFSRDRPRFNDTLDVIKFLCKDLWSLVFGKNIDNLKTNHRGVYVLTDNAFRPFSRMSTETGSQAVLRAQPFLWFPCGIIRGALAALGISATVQAEVNELPAAIFQIKTIAAKP; translated from the exons ATGTCCCTCTCCCCCCCAATGCCCCCCTTCAACTCCACCGACCCAACCGCCtccttcctctcctcctctgccctcgacttcctcctcatcgagCTCGTCCCGCTCGCTCAGCGCGTAACCTCCCAGCGCGactttccttcttcctctccggCTACTCAGAACCCCGACGGCGTCACATCCTCTTCGCATCATCGCAAATCCGATTCCGCTGCCGCTGCGCATCATCCGCCGGCCGCCGATTCTCCAAAGCGAATAGACGACGAAGAGCACCTCGATGCGGTGCACTTGAGACTCGAGTCGCAGGGCTATCGCGTTGGCCAGGGTCTTGTAGAAAG ATTCTCCCGCGACCGCCCCCGCTTCAACGACACTCTCGACGTCATAAAGTTCCTCTGCAAAGACCTCTGGTCTCTCGTCTTCGGCAAAAACATTGACAACCTCAAGACAAACCACCGC GGAGTCTACGTCCTCACCGACAACGCCTTCCGCCCATTCTCCCGCATGAGCACAGAAACCGGCAGCCAAGCTGTCCTCCGCGCACAGCCT TTCCTATGGTTTCCCTGCGGCATCATTCGCGGCGCTCTGGCTGCCCTGGGTATCAGCGCCACCGTCCAAGCCGAGGTCAACGAGCTACCAGCAGCTATATTCCAAATCAAGACCATCGCCGCCAAGCCATAA